Within the Ailuropoda melanoleuca isolate Jingjing unplaced genomic scaffold, ASM200744v2 unplaced-scaffold4940, whole genome shotgun sequence genome, the region GTCCCCTGAGCTTGgaacacacacaccacccccagCCTGGCCGTGGTCCCATCGGGTCTGAGGCATGATATGCACATGCAGCTACCCTGGAGCATCTCGGTGCAGACATGAGGACTGACGTATGGCAGCATGAGGAATGCTAGAAAAGGCTACCCCTTCCCCACCGCAGCCCTTCCCCACACTGCCCTGGCTCAGCAAACCTCGAAGTTCTCCTAATAGAGGATATGTGAGCTGCACTGCTGCCTGCCCTTCCCGCCTCTGCTCGAAGTGCCCCCCTCCCTGGTCTAACCTTCTGTGTCATAGCCACAGGGGCAGACCCGGGACATGGGACCATCTGGCATGTCTTTTCCCTGCAGCCTGGACAGCTTCCGAGCTAAGCGGTGCAGTAATCTGAGTACCTGTGTGCTGGGCACATACACACAGGACCTCAACAAGTTTCACACGTTCCCTCAGACTGCAATTGGGGTCGGAGCCCCTGGCAAGAAAAGGGTCACGGCCAGCAGCTTGGAGAGAGACCATGGTCCTCACATTGGTGTGAACCAGGATGCCTACCAATCCCCTCCCTCGGctttctaatttcctttcttccttccttcctatacCCTGACACGTGTGGTCCTCTCTGGTTGCTGGTATCAGTGGCTTTCTTTGTGGCAGTGGGTGTCTGGAACCACAGATGGGAGGACAGCAAGATGTACAGGCCAGAAGAGAACCACCCAGGAAGAGATGGGAGGGGAGCAGCCCTGTGACTCCCCTGAGGAATCGTAGCC harbors:
- the LOC117799432 gene encoding calcitonin-like, which produces SAMENPLEPATLTEDEICLLLTAMLNDYVRLKVRELQQEQETEGASLDSFRAKRCSNLSTCVLGTYTQDLNKFHTFPQTAIGVGAPGKKRVTASSLERDHGPHIGVNQDAYQSPPSAF